From one uncultured Bacteroides sp. genomic stretch:
- a CDS encoding F0F1 ATP synthase subunit delta yields the protein MEVGIISMRYAKALIAYAKEKGVEKRLYKEISTLVRNFELYPRLRKALDNPILLSEDKLKLICSAVNEEGEVSDEFICFIRLVLRKRRETYLHFMCLMYLDLYRKMKHIGVGKLITAVPVDEETRTRIKSTAAQRLHARMELETLVDPSIEGGFIFDINGYRLDASIVTQLKKIKGQFIDKNRRIV from the coding sequence ATGGAAGTAGGTATAATTTCAATGCGATATGCGAAGGCACTAATTGCTTATGCAAAAGAAAAAGGTGTAGAAAAACGCTTATATAAAGAAATCTCTACGCTGGTCCGTAATTTCGAATTGTACCCGAGACTCAGAAAAGCGTTGGATAATCCGATTCTTCTGTCTGAAGATAAATTAAAACTTATTTGTTCGGCAGTAAATGAAGAAGGAGAGGTCAGCGATGAATTTATTTGTTTTATACGTCTTGTTCTGAGAAAACGTAGAGAAACGTACTTGCATTTTATGTGTTTAATGTATCTGGACTTATATAGGAAGATGAAACATATAGGTGTTGGGAAACTGATTACTGCAGTGCCGGTAGACGAAGAGACCAGAACAAGAATAAAAAGTACTGCTGCTCAGCGTTTACATGCACGTATGGAACTGGAAACATTGGTCGACCCTTCTATTGAAGGAGGTTTTATTTTTGATATAAACGGCTATCGTTTAGATGCCAGTATCGTCACCCAGTTGAAAAAAATAAAGGGACAGTTCATCGATAAGAATAGAAGAATTGTGTAA
- the atpE gene encoding ATP synthase F0 subunit C, whose product MLLSVLLQAAVAAAGISKMGAAVGAGLSAIGAGIGIGRIGGSAMEAIGRQPDAASEIRMNMIIAAALVEGVALLAIVVSLLVLFL is encoded by the coding sequence ATGTTACTATCAGTATTATTGCAGGCAGCTGTAGCAGCAGCTGGAATTAGTAAAATGGGAGCCGCAGTGGGGGCCGGACTTTCTGCTATTGGAGCAGGTATCGGAATTGGTAGAATAGGTGGCTCTGCCATGGAAGCTATCGGACGACAGCCTGATGCAGCGAGTGAGATTCGTATGAATATGATCATTGCCGCCGCTTTGGTTGAAGGTGTAGCTTTGTTGGCTATAGTTGTTAGTTTGTTGGTTCTCTTTTTATAA
- the atpD gene encoding F0F1 ATP synthase subunit beta, with amino-acid sequence MSQIIGHISQVIGPVVDVFFSGSDTDLMLPSIHEALEIKRPNGKKLIVEVQQHIGENTVRTVAMDSTDGLQRGMKVVPTHGPITMPIGTQIKGRLMNVVGDSIDGMKDLNRKGAYPIHRDPPKFEDLTTVQEVLFTGIKVIDLLEPYSKGGKIGLFGGAGVGKTVLIMELINNIAKKHNGFSVFAGVGERTREGNDLLREMIESGVIRYGEEFKKSMEAGHWDLTKVDYDEVAKSQATLVFGQMNEPPGARSSVALSGLTVAESFRDMAAESGSKDILFFIDNIFRFTQAGSEVSALLGRMPSAVGYQPTLATEMGVMQERITSTKAGSITSVQAVYVPADDLTDPAPATTFTHLDATTVLSRKITELGIYPAVDPLDSTSRILDPHIVGEEHYEVAQRVKQILQRNKELQDIISILGMEELSDEDRLTVNRARRVQRFLSQPFTVAEQFTGVSGVMVAIEDTIKGFKMIMDGEVDYLPESAFLNVGTIEDAIEKGKQLLAQIEK; translated from the coding sequence ATGTCACAGATTATCGGGCATATATCTCAGGTCATCGGTCCAGTGGTCGATGTATTTTTTAGTGGTTCAGACACTGACCTGATGTTGCCGAGTATTCATGAAGCTTTGGAAATTAAGAGGCCTAACGGCAAGAAATTGATTGTAGAGGTACAGCAGCATATAGGTGAGAACACCGTGCGTACTGTCGCAATGGATAGTACAGACGGGTTGCAGCGTGGCATGAAAGTCGTTCCGACCCACGGGCCTATTACCATGCCTATAGGTACTCAAATTAAAGGCCGTTTAATGAATGTGGTGGGTGATTCTATTGATGGTATGAAAGATCTTAATAGAAAAGGAGCATATCCCATTCATCGTGATCCGCCTAAATTTGAAGATTTAACTACAGTTCAGGAAGTCCTTTTTACCGGGATAAAGGTAATTGATTTACTTGAGCCTTACTCTAAAGGAGGAAAAATTGGTTTATTTGGCGGTGCTGGTGTAGGTAAGACAGTTCTTATCATGGAGTTAATTAACAATATTGCCAAGAAGCATAATGGCTTTTCTGTATTTGCCGGAGTTGGAGAACGTACGCGTGAAGGAAATGATTTGCTTCGAGAAATGATTGAATCGGGTGTGATTCGCTACGGAGAAGAGTTTAAGAAAAGCATGGAAGCCGGACATTGGGACTTGACTAAAGTAGACTATGACGAAGTCGCTAAGTCGCAAGCGACATTGGTATTCGGTCAGATGAACGAACCTCCTGGAGCACGTTCGTCCGTTGCTCTTTCAGGTTTAACGGTAGCTGAATCTTTTCGTGATATGGCAGCCGAATCAGGTTCTAAAGATATTCTGTTTTTTATAGACAATATATTCCGTTTTACCCAAGCAGGCTCTGAGGTTTCGGCTTTGTTGGGGCGTATGCCGTCAGCAGTAGGTTACCAACCTACATTGGCTACTGAAATGGGAGTTATGCAAGAACGTATTACTTCCACTAAGGCAGGATCAATCACTTCAGTACAGGCTGTTTACGTGCCTGCCGATGATTTGACAGACCCTGCGCCGGCTACTACTTTTACCCATCTTGATGCAACAACTGTGCTAAGCCGTAAAATCACTGAGTTGGGTATTTATCCGGCTGTTGATCCGTTGGATTCGACTTCTCGTATTCTCGATCCGCATATTGTGGGCGAAGAACATTATGAGGTGGCTCAGCGTGTAAAACAGATATTGCAGCGTAATAAAGAATTGCAGGATATAATTTCTATTTTGGGTATGGAAGAGCTTTCTGATGAGGATCGTCTCACAGTAAACCGTGCTCGCAGAGTGCAACGCTTTTTATCCCAACCGTTTACGGTAGCAGAACAATTTACCGGTGTTTCGGGTGTAATGGTTGCTATTGAAGATACAATTAAAGGATTTAAAATGATTATGGATGGTGAGGTAGATTATTTACCGGAATCGGCTTTCCTTAATGTGGGTACCATTGAAGATGCTATAGAGAAGGGTAAACAATTGTTGGCACAAATTGAAAAATGA
- a CDS encoding diacylglycerol kinase family protein: protein MKTKDRKAEDLEVKPNAFRKILKSFSYAGTGIVGFLRAEHNAWVHCLAIVVVTAAGFCFHIAKNEWIAVIFCFGLVLAAEAFNTAIERLTDLVSPQQSPIAGNVKDIAAGAVLICAIVAAIIGLIIFIPYFIEP from the coding sequence ATGAAAACGAAAGATAGAAAAGCCGAAGATTTAGAAGTAAAACCCAATGCATTCAGAAAGATCCTAAAAAGCTTCTCCTATGCAGGGACAGGAATCGTTGGTTTTTTACGAGCAGAGCATAACGCCTGGGTTCATTGCTTAGCAATCGTGGTAGTCACAGCTGCCGGATTCTGTTTTCATATCGCCAAAAACGAATGGATAGCTGTTATATTCTGCTTCGGCCTAGTTCTTGCCGCCGAGGCTTTCAATACTGCTATCGAGCGGTTAACGGATCTCGTTTCGCCCCAACAAAGCCCCATTGCAGGCAATGTAAAAGATATAGCAGCCGGCGCCGTACTAATATGCGCCATTGTTGCAGCCATTATCGGATTAATCATCTTTATACCCTATTTTATTGAACCATGA
- a CDS encoding RelA/SpoT family protein gives MDAFFTKTEKKELLVLYKRLIQSAGESIGKKETGKLKNYLIQAAKEKYLLRNSFGMNPVIRDMQTAVIVSEEIGMKGSCLIGIMLHDIVKSHAITIEIIKNEFGDDVASIIKGLVKTNELYAKSPAIESENFRNLLLSFAEDMRVILIMIADRINIMRLIKDAGTEEDRVKIANEAAYLYAPLAHKLGLYKIKSELEDLSLKYTQRDTYYFIKDKLNETKTSRDKYIESFIEPITKKIKEAGLTFDIKGRTKSIHSIWNKIQKQKTPFEGIYDLFAIRIILDSPAEKEKQECWQVYSIITDMYQPNPKRLRDWLSIPKSNGYESLHITVMGPEGKWVEVQIRTRRMDEIAERGLAAHWRYKGVKGESGLDEWLTSVREALENAETDSMKVMDQFKMDLYEDEVFVFTPKGDLFKLAKGATVLDFAFHIHSKLGSKCIGAKVNGKNAQLKQKLNSGDQVEIMTSNTQTPKQDWLNIVTTSKARTKIRQALKDMASRQHDFAKETLERKFKNRKMEYDESIMMRLIKRMGFKTVTEFYQKIAEGGLEVNDILDKYVEQQKRDNDTHDDLTYRSAEGYNLQNQIDETTGKEDILVIDQNLKGIDFKLAKCCNPIYGDEVFGFVTVSGGIKIHRHDCPNAPQMMERFGYRIVKARWAGKSQGTQYPITLRVVGHDDIGIVTNITSIISKENGITLRSIGIDSIDGLFSGTLTIMVGDTGRLETLIKKLRTVKGVKQVNRS, from the coding sequence ATGGATGCATTTTTCACAAAAACAGAAAAAAAAGAATTGCTTGTTTTATATAAGAGACTCATACAATCGGCCGGAGAAAGCATTGGCAAAAAAGAAACAGGAAAACTAAAAAATTATTTGATACAAGCGGCTAAAGAGAAATATTTGTTGCGTAATAGTTTTGGCATGAATCCCGTTATCAGAGACATGCAAACGGCCGTCATTGTGTCCGAGGAAATAGGAATGAAAGGATCTTGCCTAATAGGTATCATGCTACATGATATTGTTAAGAGCCATGCAATCACCATCGAAATCATTAAAAATGAATTTGGAGATGATGTGGCAAGCATCATCAAAGGCCTAGTAAAGACAAACGAACTCTATGCTAAAAGCCCGGCCATAGAGTCAGAAAACTTTCGCAATCTTCTGCTCTCATTTGCAGAAGATATGCGGGTAATACTGATTATGATTGCCGACAGGATAAACATCATGCGACTGATAAAAGACGCAGGGACTGAAGAAGATCGAGTGAAGATAGCCAATGAAGCGGCCTACTTATACGCTCCGTTAGCACATAAACTGGGACTTTATAAAATAAAATCGGAACTAGAAGACCTTTCTCTTAAATACACCCAAAGAGACACTTATTATTTTATAAAAGACAAACTCAACGAAACTAAAACTTCGCGGGATAAATATATTGAATCTTTTATTGAACCGATAACTAAAAAAATAAAAGAAGCCGGACTAACATTTGACATTAAAGGAAGAACCAAGTCTATTCATTCCATCTGGAACAAAATACAAAAGCAGAAGACACCATTCGAAGGCATCTACGATCTTTTTGCCATACGCATCATACTTGATTCTCCAGCGGAAAAAGAGAAACAAGAGTGTTGGCAGGTATACTCCATTATTACAGATATGTATCAGCCCAACCCAAAGCGTCTTCGCGATTGGCTCTCTATACCCAAAAGTAATGGCTACGAATCTTTGCACATCACTGTCATGGGCCCCGAAGGCAAATGGGTGGAAGTACAGATTCGCACCCGACGTATGGACGAGATTGCCGAACGGGGATTAGCGGCCCACTGGAGGTACAAAGGTGTTAAAGGAGAAAGCGGGCTCGATGAATGGCTAACCTCTGTTCGCGAGGCGCTCGAAAATGCCGAGACCGACTCAATGAAAGTAATGGATCAGTTTAAAATGGATCTTTACGAAGACGAAGTGTTTGTGTTTACTCCGAAGGGCGATTTATTTAAACTGGCTAAAGGAGCAACCGTACTCGATTTTGCTTTTCACATTCACAGCAAACTGGGAAGCAAATGCATTGGAGCAAAGGTTAACGGCAAGAATGCACAGCTCAAGCAAAAGTTGAATAGTGGAGACCAGGTAGAGATTATGACATCGAACACACAAACGCCAAAGCAAGATTGGCTAAATATTGTCACCACATCAAAAGCCCGTACCAAAATCCGCCAGGCACTCAAGGATATGGCATCCCGTCAGCACGATTTTGCTAAAGAAACATTAGAACGCAAGTTCAAAAATCGCAAAATGGAATATGACGAGTCAATAATGATGCGTCTTATCAAGCGAATGGGATTCAAAACCGTTACAGAGTTCTATCAAAAAATAGCAGAAGGCGGGCTGGAAGTAAATGATATTCTTGATAAATATGTTGAGCAACAAAAAAGAGACAATGACACGCACGATGATCTGACCTATCGTAGTGCGGAAGGATACAATCTGCAAAATCAAATAGACGAAACAACCGGAAAAGAGGATATTCTCGTTATTGACCAAAACCTGAAAGGAATCGACTTCAAACTGGCTAAATGCTGTAACCCCATTTACGGAGACGAAGTATTTGGCTTTGTCACTGTATCGGGTGGAATAAAAATACACCGCCATGACTGTCCGAATGCCCCCCAAATGATGGAGCGTTTCGGCTATCGTATAGTTAAAGCACGCTGGGCCGGCAAGTCTCAAGGTACACAATATCCCATAACTCTCCGCGTAGTGGGGCACGATGATATTGGCATCGTAACCAATATTACATCTATTATTTCCAAAGAAAACGGCATTACTCTACGCTCTATAGGTATAGACTCAATTGATGGGCTTTTTTCGGGTACTCTTACCATCATGGTAGGAGACACAGGCCGATTAGAAACCCTCATCAAAAAACTAAGAACAGTCAAAGGAGTGAAACAGGTAAACAGAAGTTGA
- a CDS encoding DUF4301 family protein, protein MMTPQDKELLARKGITEIQIAEQLTCFRKGFPYLKLHAAASPEKGILVPQSDEEKYYVDSWERYTRTDKTIVKFVPASGAASRMFKDLFEFLSADYTQPTTAFEFAFFKHIDKFAFYDDLDDACFGMEEKHISELLSEGNFKAVVAALLTEKGLNYGALPKGLLKFHRYENGVRTPLEEHLVEAALYATGKGNRANVHFTVSAEHRALFNALVKEKIAAYSKEYAVEYNITFSEQKPGTDTIAVDMNNEFFRDGGKLVFRPGGHGALIENLNDLDADILFIKNIDNVVPDRLKADTVRYKKLLAGVLIQLQEQAFEYLELLDSGRYTHEQVLEVLQFLQKKLFCKNPETKNLEDVELVIYLRNKLNRPMRVCGMVKNVGEPGGGPFLAYNQDGTISSQILESSQIDMADPQKKEMFEQGTHFNPVDLVCAVRDYKGHKFDLANYVDKSTGFISYKSKNGKELKALELPGLWNGSMSDWNTVFVEVPLTTFNPVKTVNDLLRDQHQ, encoded by the coding sequence ATGATGACACCACAAGACAAAGAGTTGCTTGCAAGAAAGGGTATCACGGAAATCCAGATAGCAGAACAACTAACTTGTTTCCGAAAAGGGTTTCCTTATTTGAAGTTGCATGCTGCGGCATCTCCCGAAAAGGGTATTTTAGTACCTCAAAGCGATGAAGAAAAATACTATGTTGATTCTTGGGAAAGGTATACGAGAACAGATAAAACAATAGTGAAATTTGTTCCTGCATCTGGTGCAGCCAGTCGGATGTTTAAGGATTTATTTGAGTTTTTGAGTGCTGATTATACCCAACCAACAACTGCTTTTGAATTTGCTTTTTTTAAGCATATAGATAAATTTGCTTTTTATGATGATTTGGATGATGCTTGTTTCGGAATGGAAGAGAAACATATATCCGAACTTCTTTCTGAAGGCAACTTTAAGGCGGTTGTGGCCGCTTTGTTAACAGAGAAAGGCTTAAATTATGGTGCGCTTCCTAAAGGCTTGCTTAAATTTCACCGATACGAAAATGGTGTGCGTACGCCGCTTGAAGAACATTTGGTTGAAGCGGCTTTGTATGCTACAGGTAAAGGGAATAGGGCAAATGTACACTTTACGGTATCTGCGGAGCATCGTGCACTTTTTAATGCATTAGTAAAAGAAAAAATAGCTGCTTATTCTAAAGAATATGCGGTGGAGTATAATATTACTTTTTCCGAACAGAAGCCCGGTACAGACACAATAGCCGTGGATATGAATAATGAGTTTTTTCGTGATGGCGGCAAGCTGGTGTTTCGTCCCGGAGGCCATGGAGCTTTGATTGAGAACCTTAATGATTTGGATGCGGATATTTTATTTATAAAAAACATAGATAACGTGGTGCCGGACAGGTTGAAGGCGGATACGGTACGTTATAAAAAACTATTGGCCGGAGTTTTGATTCAGTTGCAGGAGCAAGCTTTTGAGTACCTTGAACTATTGGATAGCGGTCGGTATACCCATGAACAAGTGCTTGAGGTGTTACAGTTCTTGCAAAAGAAACTGTTTTGCAAAAATCCGGAGACAAAGAATCTGGAAGATGTGGAATTGGTTATTTATCTCCGAAACAAGCTTAACCGTCCGATGCGGGTATGCGGCATGGTAAAGAATGTAGGTGAACCCGGTGGTGGTCCGTTTCTTGCCTACAATCAGGACGGTACTATCTCGTCACAGATACTTGAAAGTTCGCAAATAGATATGGCAGACCCGCAAAAAAAGGAGATGTTTGAACAAGGAACACACTTTAATCCGGTCGATCTGGTTTGTGCTGTCAGAGATTATAAAGGACATAAATTTGATTTAGCAAATTATGTAGATAAATCTACGGGTTTTATCTCTTATAAATCGAAAAATGGCAAAGAGCTTAAGGCATTGGAACTTCCGGGCTTGTGGAACGGCTCCATGAGCGATTGGAATACTGTTTTTGTAGAAGTTCCTCTCACTACTTTTAATCCGGTGAAGACGGTCAATGATTTATTACGAGATCAACATCAATAG
- the msrA gene encoding peptide-methionine (S)-S-oxide reductase MsrA — MEKNIETSTAYFASGCFWGTEYHFMKQKGVISTAVGFMGGSEEYPTYPEVKTGTTGHLETVEVVYNPVEVSYGDLVKLFFETHDFTQTDGQGPDIGSQYLSAIFYLSEEQLLISQKYIAILQAKGYDIATSLRSAGHFWLAEDYHQQYYEHKGTTPYCHIYRKIF; from the coding sequence ATGGAGAAGAATATAGAAACAAGCACTGCATACTTTGCCTCCGGTTGTTTTTGGGGTACAGAGTATCATTTTATGAAACAGAAGGGAGTTATCAGTACAGCTGTAGGCTTTATGGGTGGAAGCGAAGAATATCCAACTTATCCGGAGGTTAAAACGGGCACTACCGGTCATTTAGAAACGGTGGAAGTGGTCTACAATCCGGTTGAAGTATCGTACGGAGATTTGGTGAAACTCTTTTTCGAAACACACGATTTTACGCAAACAGACGGACAAGGGCCCGATATCGGTTCGCAATATCTTTCAGCCATATTTTATCTTTCGGAAGAACAGCTTTTGATTTCACAGAAATACATAGCTATTTTGCAGGCAAAAGGATACGACATAGCGACTTCGTTGCGCTCTGCCGGGCATTTCTGGTTGGCAGAAGATTATCATCAACAATATTATGAACATAAAGGAACTACTCCTTACTGCCATATTTATCGTAAAATATTTTAA
- the atpB gene encoding F0F1 ATP synthase subunit A, protein MKKRKINKILVVIFLLFNISTLPAFAQSEKEGHVDVKGIVFGHIGDAYEWHITTWGDTKISIPLPVIVYSQFSGWHTFLSTRLEENNGTYEGFYIAPPDSKYEGKIVELGANGKELKPFDISITKVTLGLFINCILLICIVLGVARWYNHKPQSAAAPGGFVGFMEMFIMMVNDDIIKSCLGPKYKKFAPYLLTAFFFIFINNLMGLIPIFPGGVNITGNIAITFVLALITFLLVNLSGTRTYWKEIFWPDVPWWLNAPIPMMPFIEIIGIFTKPFALMIRLFANMLAGHMAIVVLTCLIFISASMGPTINGTLTVASVLFNIFMNILEVLIAFIQAYVFTMLSALFIGLSQVEHKVKENKA, encoded by the coding sequence ATGAAAAAGAGGAAAATAAATAAGATACTTGTTGTTATCTTTCTTTTGTTTAATATATCTACTCTTCCGGCTTTTGCACAAAGCGAGAAGGAGGGGCATGTGGATGTAAAAGGCATTGTTTTTGGTCATATTGGCGATGCCTACGAATGGCATATCACTACTTGGGGTGATACGAAAATAAGTATCCCCTTGCCTGTTATTGTTTATAGTCAGTTTAGCGGTTGGCATACGTTTCTTTCGACCAGACTGGAAGAGAATAATGGTACTTATGAAGGATTTTACATTGCTCCGCCGGATAGCAAATACGAGGGCAAAATAGTAGAACTTGGTGCTAATGGTAAAGAGCTAAAGCCGTTTGATATCTCTATTACAAAAGTAACGCTGGGTTTGTTTATCAATTGCATCTTGTTAATATGTATTGTTTTAGGAGTAGCCAGATGGTATAACCATAAACCTCAGAGCGCCGCTGCTCCGGGTGGGTTCGTTGGTTTTATGGAGATGTTTATAATGATGGTAAATGATGATATAATAAAGAGTTGCCTAGGGCCCAAGTATAAAAAATTTGCACCTTATCTGTTAACGGCATTTTTCTTTATCTTTATTAATAACCTGATGGGGTTGATCCCTATCTTTCCGGGCGGAGTAAATATTACAGGAAATATAGCAATTACGTTTGTGCTGGCATTAATTACTTTTTTACTTGTCAATCTGTCCGGTACCCGTACCTATTGGAAGGAAATTTTCTGGCCGGATGTGCCTTGGTGGCTTAATGCTCCTATACCCATGATGCCTTTCATAGAAATTATCGGCATTTTCACAAAGCCTTTTGCATTAATGATACGTCTCTTTGCCAATATGCTTGCCGGTCATATGGCCATAGTGGTATTGACTTGTCTTATTTTTATTTCAGCAAGTATGGGACCTACTATTAATGGAACTTTGACTGTTGCTTCAGTGCTATTTAATATATTTATGAATATATTGGAGGTGTTGATTGCATTTATTCAAGCTTACGTTTTCACAATGCTTTCTGCCCTATTTATAGGATTGTCCCAAGTGGAGCATAAGGTAAAAGAGAATAAAGCATAA
- the atpF gene encoding F0F1 ATP synthase subunit B, with protein MSLLIPDSGLIFWMLLSFGIVFILLAKYGFPVIVKMVEERKVYIDQSLQVARDANEQLAKLKSESDIILANANKEQGRILKEAMLERDKIIYDARKQAEIAAQKELDDVKEQIRLEKEEAIRDVRRQIAVLSVNIAEKVIRKTMQTEKEQMEIIDRMLDEALASRS; from the coding sequence ATGTCATTATTAATACCCGATAGTGGACTTATATTCTGGATGCTTCTCTCTTTCGGTATTGTATTTATTCTATTGGCAAAATATGGTTTCCCTGTTATTGTTAAAATGGTCGAAGAGCGTAAAGTGTACATTGACCAGTCTCTTCAGGTAGCCAGAGATGCCAATGAACAATTAGCCAAACTCAAAAGCGAGAGTGACATTATTTTGGCTAATGCTAATAAAGAACAAGGACGAATTCTGAAAGAAGCTATGCTTGAGCGCGATAAGATTATTTATGATGCCCGGAAACAAGCTGAAATAGCTGCTCAAAAAGAATTGGATGATGTAAAAGAACAAATTCGTCTGGAAAAAGAAGAGGCTATTAGAGACGTTCGTCGTCAGATAGCGGTACTATCTGTTAATATAGCAGAGAAGGTTATCCGTAAGACGATGCAGACAGAAAAAGAGCAAATGGAAATTATTGATCGTATGTTAGATGAAGCTTTGGCTTCTAGATCATAA
- the purT gene encoding formate-dependent phosphoribosylglycinamide formyltransferase, which yields MKKILLLGSGELGKEFVISAQRKGQYIVACDSYAGAPAMQVADEYEVLDMLNGEELDRVVMKHQPDIIVPEIEAIRTERLYAFEKQGIQVVPSARAVNFTMNRKAIRDLAAKELKLKTAKYFYATSFEELKVAAEKVGFPCVVKPLMSSSGKGQSLVKHADELQHAWEYGCSGSRGDIRELIIEEFIHFDSEITLLTVTQKNGPTLFCPPIGHVQKGGDYRESFQPAHIDSAHLAEAQVMADQVTRALTGFGLWGVEFFLSHKNGVYFSELSPRPHDTGMVTLAGTQNLNEFELHLRAVLGWPIPSIKQERAGVSAVILSSISSQNAPQYRGMEEVTKEDNTYLRIFGKPFARVNRRMGVILCYAPLDTDMDALRDKAKRIAAKVEIY from the coding sequence ATGAAGAAAATACTTTTGCTTGGTTCTGGCGAATTGGGAAAGGAATTTGTTATCTCTGCCCAGCGCAAAGGACAATATATTGTTGCGTGTGATTCGTATGCCGGGGCACCTGCTATGCAGGTGGCGGACGAATATGAAGTGTTGGATATGCTGAATGGTGAGGAACTGGACCGTGTGGTAATGAAACATCAACCGGACATTATTGTGCCTGAAATTGAGGCCATTCGTACGGAACGATTGTACGCTTTTGAAAAGCAAGGCATTCAGGTGGTTCCCAGTGCGCGTGCTGTGAACTTTACTATGAATCGTAAGGCTATCCGCGATCTTGCTGCCAAAGAATTAAAACTTAAGACGGCAAAGTACTTCTATGCTACTTCTTTTGAAGAACTAAAAGTAGCTGCTGAAAAAGTGGGATTTCCTTGTGTAGTGAAACCATTAATGTCGTCATCGGGCAAAGGTCAATCTCTGGTGAAGCATGCCGATGAATTGCAGCATGCCTGGGAGTACGGTTGTAGTGGTAGTCGTGGTGATATCCGTGAACTTATCATAGAAGAATTTATTCATTTTGACAGTGAGATAACATTGCTTACCGTAACACAGAAAAACGGCCCCACTCTTTTTTGTCCTCCCATCGGACATGTACAAAAGGGAGGCGATTACAGGGAAAGCTTTCAGCCTGCCCATATAGACTCTGCTCATCTGGCAGAGGCACAAGTGATGGCCGATCAGGTGACACGGGCGTTAACGGGATTTGGTTTATGGGGTGTAGAGTTCTTTTTGAGTCATAAAAACGGGGTTTATTTTTCCGAATTATCTCCTCGGCCGCACGATACAGGTATGGTTACACTGGCCGGAACACAGAATTTGAATGAATTTGAACTTCATTTGCGGGCTGTGCTTGGATGGCCAATACCTAGCATTAAGCAAGAAAGGGCAGGGGTGAGTGCTGTTATTCTTTCATCTATCTCCAGCCAGAATGCTCCTCAATATCGAGGTATGGAAGAAGTGACCAAAGAGGATAATACTTATCTGCGTATCTTTGGTAAACCTTTTGCGAGAGTGAATCGGCGCATGGGAGTTATATTATGTTATGCTCCTTTGGATACTGATATGGATGCATTGCGCGATAAAGCCAAGCGTATAGCCGCTAAAGTAGAAATTTACTAA